One part of the Vigna unguiculata cultivar IT97K-499-35 unplaced genomic scaffold, ASM411807v1 contig_515, whole genome shotgun sequence genome encodes these proteins:
- the LOC114172262 gene encoding uncharacterized protein LOC114172262: MRTTQSRQKSYADKRRRMLEFEAGDHVFLRVTPTTGIGRALKSRKLTPRFIGPYQIMRRIGPAVCEIALPPHLGNLHNVFHVSQLRKYIADPMHLLEDDDVQIREDLTIGAGPMRILDSQIKKLRGKEIRTVKVLWDEATQEMTWEMEDVMRRSYPHLFPSKFFFSRVKNFKGGSIVRHVKFN, from the coding sequence ATGCGCACGACTCAGAGCAGGCAGAAGTCttatgcagataagaggaggaggATGCTTGAGTTTGAGGCAGGGGACCACGTGTTTCTTAGAGTGACTCCTACTACAGGTATTGGCAGGGCACTTAAATCGAGAAAGTTGACACCTCGATTCATCGGACCATATCAGATCATGAGGAGGATTGGTCCTGCAGTGTGTGAGATAGCATTGCCACCACACTTGGGAAACTTGCATAATGTTTTCCATGTGTCACAGCTGAGAAAATACATAGCCGATCCTATGCATCTTCTGGAGGATGATGATGTGCAGATACGGGAGGACTTGACCATTGGAGCCGGACCaatgagaatcttggattctcaaatAAAAAAGCTCAGAGGAAAGGAGATCAGAACCGTGAAAGTGCTATGGGATGAGGCAACTCAGGaaatgacatgggagatggaAGATGTCATGAGGCGGTCCTATCCTCATCTCTTCCCTAGTAAGTTCTTTTTTTCGAgggtgaaaaattttaaaggtgGGAGTATTGTAAGACacgtaaaatttaattaa